The Gloeobacter morelensis MG652769 genome contains the following window.
ATGGCCGGTTTCGACCACCTCGCCGTCAGCTGGCCGGTGGCCGATCGCAGCGCCGCTTTGCGCCTGGAGGCGGCCATCAAGCGCCTCGACAAGGCGACCAAAGAAGCCCTCGTCCGCCAGCCCGAGAGGCTGGTCACCCTCGCCCCGCCCACCGGCTCGGGGCTCCAGCAATCAAACGAAATATTTCATCTGAATGGGGTAGTCGATGTAGCTGATTCTGGCTGTGCTAGTCTTTAGCACAAAGCTGCGAGCGCTGCGTTTGTCTGGAAGTTGACCGGATATCGCCCCATCCATCCGATGTAAAAACGTAAATGCAATCTCACCTGTGTATTCTGGCTGTTCTTGGCCATTTCCTGCTGCTTGCCGTACCTGCCGCCGCCCAGACGCCCGCTTTGAGCGCTTCCGGGGGTGGGTTGCTTGCTGCGGCCGCCCGCGAGGACGAAAAATCCTTCGACGAGGTGGTGCGCGGCTACCGCGCCAGCCAGGGACTGTTCACGGTCTACACCAACCTCGAAGAGAACCGGGTGCTCATTGAAATCGCCCCGGAGCAGTTTGAGCGATTGTTCCTGTGCAATGTCACTTTGGAGGCAGGGGACGGATTATATTTCGACTCAGGGGCAATGCTCGACAACTTTCCATTTATTTTTAAGCGCGTCGGCAAACGGATTCAACTGATTCACAAAAACGTCTACTACCGCGCTGAAACCGGCACCCCGATTGGCCGCGCCGTCGAGCGGGCGGTCTCCAGTTCGATTGTCGGTTCAGCCAAGATCGAGAGCCGACCGCACCCCGAGCGCAAGAGTGTCCTGGTGGATTTGTCGAGTTTTTTTGTGCAGGACTATGCGGGGGTGGCCAACGCCCTGGGCCGCCACAAGATCGACTTTGTATTTGATCGCAGCGAGAGCTATCTGGGGCCGGTGAGCGCCTTCCCGCTCAACGTCGAGATCGAGGCGGTGCTGCACTTCAAGAACAATCGCCCGCGCGGGACCGACGGGCGGATCGCCGATGGGCGCAGCATGCAGCACCGCTACCGCTACAGTCTCTCGACGTTGAGTGAAGGCGGCGGGAGCTACCGGCCACGGCCGGCCGACGACCGGGTGGGTCACTTTTTGACGCTGCACCAGGACTACACCGACCCGACCGCCGAGACCCCTTACGTTCGCTATATCAACCGCTGGCACCTCGAAAAGGCCGACCCGAGCGCGGCCCTCTCGCCCCCCAGGCAACCCATCGTCTTTTGGCTGGAGCGCACCGTGCCGCTGGAGTACCGCGAGGCGGTGCGCGAGGGGGTACTCCTCTGGAACCGCGCCTTCGAGGGCATCGGCATCGAGGGTGCCCTCGAAGTGCGCCAGCAACCCGACGATGCCGAGTGGGATCCAGCCGACGTGCGCTACAACACCGTGCGCTGGATTGTCAATCCGGGGGGCGCCTACGCCGTCGGTCCCGCCCGCGCCAACCCTTTTACCGGCCAGATCTACGACGCCGATATCCGCATCAGCGCCGATCTGGTGCGCTACCTGGTGCGCGAGCGGGAGGATTATGTCATCCCGCTGGCCGGCCCCGCCGCCCTCACACCCCTGCTCACCCGCTTACCCGTCTCGCAGCTGTGCCAGTTTCAGGCGGGGCTTGCCTCGGAGGCGGCCTTCGGCTGGAGCGTGCTTGCGGCGCGCTTAGGAGGGCTCGATCCCACCGCACGGGAAGCCCAAGCGTACATCCACGACGCCATTCGCGCCCTGGTCGCCCACGAAGTCGGTCACACCCTGGGTCTCAGGCACAATTTCCGCGCCAGCGCCGCCCACGCCCACGCCCACCTGCACGATCGCTCCCGCACCCAAAAAACCGGGGTCTCCGCCTCAGTCATGGACTACAACCCGGTCAACCTTGCCCCGCGGGGCAAACCCCAGGGCGAATTCTGGAACAGCGGCCTGGGCGAGTACGACTACTGGGCGATCGCCTACGCCTACAAGCCCTTCGAAGCGATCGAAGAATCGGCGGGGCTCGCGCGCATCGCCGAGCGCAACCTGCCCTACGGCACCGACGAGGACGCCTTCGGCTTCGACGCGCGGGGCATCGACCCGGTGACCAGTCCCTTCGATCTCGGTTCCGACCCGATTCGCTTTTATCGCGAGCGCATCGAGATGGCGGGTGAGTTGCTCGCCACCGCCGAGCGCGGCTACCTGCGCAAGGGCGAGCGCTACCAGAAGATGCGCCGACTCTTTTCCCAGGCGCTGCGCGCCCACGCCACCGCCGCCGCCTCGGTGCCCAAGTTCGTGGGCGGCCTCTACCACCGCCGCCACCACCGGGGCGACGCGGGCGACCAGTTGCCCTTCGAGCCGGTGAGCGCCGCCCGTCAGCGCGAGGCGCTCGCCTTTTTGGGCCGCTATATCTTTGGCGCCGGGGCTTTCGCCTTTTCACCCAGCCTGCTCAATCAGCTGCCGCCGGAGCGCTTCGAGGACTTCAGCAATACGCCTTTTTACACCGCCCGCATCGACTATCCGGTGCACGATCAGGTGCTCGACATCCAAAAGCGCGCCCTGGGGCGGCTCTACCATCCAATCGCCCTGCACCGGCTGGCGGATCTGCCGCTGCACTACGCAAAAGGCCAGCCGCGCTTCACCCTGGCCGATATGTTCAGCAGCGTGCGCTCGGCTATTTGGGAAGAAGTCACCCGCCACCAAAGCATCAGCAGCTTCCGGCGCAATCTCCAGCGTGCCCACCTCGCCCAACTGCTCACCCTGGCCGGGCCGAATCCCCAGGCAGCGCTCTGGTCCGCCCTCGGGATTGCCGCGGCGAGCGGAGCGTCGGCCCCCCCCGAGGATGCCGCGAGCCTGGCGCGCGCCGATCTGACGGCCCTGCACACCCAGATCCGCAGGGCCCTTGCGAAGGGCAAGCTCGACGCGCTCACCCGCGCCCATCTCGACGCATCCCTGGCCCGCATCACAGAGCTGATTGAGCCCGCTTCAGGACGTTCGGGCGATTGATTTGGGTCATGGGGAACCAAATTGCCCTGCCGCTCGACTGCATACTGATTTTGGGCGCGGCCGGTCGGCCGTGCGTGTATTCCGTGAAAAGGTACAGGTATCGATGTTTCGCCAACTGACGGGTCTGATGGGGCTGGCCATCATCGCTTTGCTGGCAGTGCCGGCACAGGCCGAGCCGAAATTTTCGTTTGCGACCACCCCCGGGCAGCTGCCCCGCGATGTGATTCCGACGCGCTACGCGGTCGAGATCACCCCGGACCCCAAGAGTTTGAGCACCACCGGCACCGAAGTGATCGACATCGAGGTGCGCAAGCCCACCCGCACGGTGGTGCTCAACGCCCTCAACCTCAAAGTCGACCAGGCCCGCCTCGACGGCCGACTGCCCGGCGCCGTCAAAATCGATCCGGTAAAGCAGACCGCCACCATCACCTTTGCGCGGCCGATTCCGACTGGTCCCCACAGGCTTTCTCTTAATTTCGCAGGCCAGGTAAACGCCCAGGCCGAGGGGCTCTACTACGTGCGCTACAAAACCGACAAAGGCGAGAAGCTGATGTTCGGTACCCAGATGGAGCCTACCGACGCGCGGCGGATGTTCCCGCTGTGGGACGAGCCGGTCTTCCGCACGCCCTTTGCACTCACAGTGAAGTTGCCCGAAAATTTCAAGGCGGTCTCCAACATGCCCGTCGAGCGTGAGAAGCGCCTGGGGGGTGGCCTCAAATCGATCGCCTTCGCCCCTACCCCGAAGATGCCAAGCTATCTGCTGGTGCTGTGCGCCGGTGAACTGGAGTCCCTCGAGGACGAGGTGGCTGGGGTAAAAATTGGCGTGGTCACCACCGAAGGCAAGAGCCAGAACGGTCGCTACGCCCAGGAGGCCCTCAAAAAACTATTGCCCTACTACAACGACTACTTCGGGGTGGGCTACGCCCTGCCCAAGCTCGACCAGATAGCTATCCCCGGCGGATTTAGCGGTGCTATGGAAAACTGGGGCGGCATTACTTATAACGAAGCGATTTTGCTCTACGACCCGGCCCGTTCCTCCCAGAGCACCAAAGAAGCGATCTTCAACGTCGTCGCCCACGAAGTGGCGCACCAGTGGTTCGGCAACCTGGTGACGATGGCCTGGTGGGACAATCTCTGGCTCAACGAAGGCTTTGCCTCCTGGATGGACACCAAGGCCACCGATCACTTCAACCCCGAGTGGGAAGTCTGGCTGCGGGCGAGCGCCGCCAAAAATTTCGCCATGCAGTCCGACGCCCGCTCCACCACCCATCCCATCCAGCAGCCGGTCACCGATCCGGCCCAGGCGGCGAGCGCCTTCGACGAGATTACTTACCAGAAAGGCGAAGCGTTCATCCGCATGCTCGAAGCCTACCTGGGCGAAGCCAAATTTCGAGACGGCATCCGCCGCTACATGAAGGCCCACACCCTCTCGAACACCACCACCGCCGATCTGTGGGCGGCGCTCGAAGAGGCTTCCGGCCAGCCGGTGCAGGCAATCGCCGCCGGCTGGACCGAGCAGCCGGGCTTTCCGGTGGTGACGGTGTCCTCGCGCTGCGAGGGGGACAAGCAACGGCTCGCCCTCCGGCAGGACCGCTTCACCGTCAACGACCCGAACGCCAAGGCGCTGTTGTGGAAGGTGCCCATCACCTACGGCGCCGTGGGCAGCGACAAAGTAGAATCTTTTTTGCTCGCCGAGAAGACGGCCACCACCACCGCCGAGGGTTGCGGGGCGCCGGTCAAGCTCAACCGGGGCGACACGGGCTACTACCGGGTAAAGTATGAGGGCAACCTGTTCGAGCAACTGAAGCAAAATTTCTCGCGCCTGCAGACGGCGGACCGGGTCAATCTTCTAAGCGATACCTGGGCATTGGTGCAGGCGAAGCAGGCAGGGGCGCGCGACTACCTGAGCCTGGCGGAAGCGGCCAAAGACGATACCAACCTGGCGGTCTGGCAGCAAATCCTCGCCACCCTGGGTGAAATCGACCGGCTGCAAATCGGCCAGCCGGGGCGCGAGCCGTTTCAGGCTTACGCCCGGTCGCTGTTGCAACCGGTCTACCAACGCGTCGGTTGGGACGCCCAACCCGGCGAGCCCGAGACGACCGGCCTGCTCAGAAGCAGCGTGCTCGCTTCCCTGGGCAAGTTCAAAGACGAAGCGGTCGTCGCCGAGGCGCGCCGCCGCTTCGAAGCTTTTGTGCGTACCCCCGAGTCGCTTGCCCCCAACCTGCGTCCGCCGGTGCTGAGCGTCGTGGGCCGCTACGCCGACCAGGCCACCTACGACCAGTTGCTTTCGCTGGCTCGCAAAACCCAGAGCACCGAAGAGAAGCGCAACTACTACGCGGCGCTGGCTGGGGCGCTCGACCCGAAACTCGCTCAGCAGACGTTGGCTCTGTCGCTCAAGAACGAGGAGGAGCCCAACCTGGCTACCAACCTGGTGCTGCAGGTGGCCGGCAGCGGCGAGCACCGGGAGATGGCCTGGGAGTTCGCCAAGCAAAACTATCAAGCTCTGCTCGACAAACGTGCCTTTTTCAACCGCTACAAGTACCTGCCCGGACTGGTGGCCAACTTCACCGAAGCGGAGCGCGCCCAGGAATTCGAGGCGTTTGCCAAGGCCAATCTCCCGGCGGAGGCGCTGCCGGAGGTGAGCAAGGGCGCCGAGTTCGTCCGCGCTTCCGCCGGGATCAAAGAGCAACAGATTGGCGAAGTCGACAGCTGGGCCTGCAGCAAGACCAAAGTCGAAGGCGGCAAAGGCGCTCAATTCTGCCTCGGGGTGAACTGAGATCTAATGTTTCCAGCTTTTTGTCTGGACTATCTTTAAGCGCTCAGGCGAGTTCTGGATTTCACGATTTTATTCGGGAGCGGCCACGGGAGGCCAGAATCTGAATACATGTACTTCCCAGCCGGGAAACAGATCCTCAACGGTAAGCAGGTCTTGATCCTGCAGAACCCTGGGTTCAGCGGCCTCCCGGTAGACCGTCACCGTCCGCGATTGCGGGTCGAGCAACAGCCCCACCTGCACCCCATACTCCATCAAGATCTCCAGCCGCATGCGTTTTGCAGAAGGCTGGAGACCGGATAGAACCACGGCTGCCAGCTTGGGGAGCAGTTCCTGGGAAGGCAGCTGCTGCAGTTGTCTGCGGCTGATAAAAGCGACATGGGGGGTCAAAATCAGGTAATCATCGTCGTTGAGCACCAGCCTCAAACTGGGAGAGCAAAGTACTTCTCCTAATCGTCGCGGTTCCACCCACTGGTAAAGAGCCGCGCAGAAGCGGGCGGCAACGGCGGCGGCCAGTGGTTCCTGGAAGCGGCTATCCGGGGTGCCGAGTTCTTCGACGATTTGACGAGCCAATCTCCTGAAGTCCGCCTCGGCTGCCCTTGCTTGCAAACCAGCAGGGCTATCCGTGTCCGTATCTTGAATCACACCCGACCTGCGCAAAACCTGGGTTCGGAGCTTGGGTAGGTCAACTCCCTGATTTTCAAGTACCCGAACTGCTACTCCTTCGCCCTCGCGGGCAAGACCCAACAGCAGATGTTCGGTGTCCACATAGTTGTGACCGAGTTGACGTGATTCTTCAAGCGACAGCTCCAATACCCGCTTAGCTCGCGGCGTATAGGGAATTTCGGGCGCCACGAACCCGGAACCACGGCCGATGATTCTCTCAACGCCTACGCGGGTCTCTTGCAGATTCACCCCCATGGACTGGAGCGCCCAGGCGGCGACACCGGTGTTCTCGGCGATGAGGCCCAGCAGAATGTGCTCGGTGCCCACGAAGTTGTGCCCCAGGCGGCGGGCCTCCTCCTGGGCCAGCATGGCCACTTTGATTGCCTTTTTGGTAAACCATTCGAACATGGAGGTTCTCCCGCCTCAGGATTCGCCCAACACCCAGGTGTCCTTCGAGCCGCCGCCCTGGCTGGAATTGACCACCAGCGAGCCCGGGCGCAGGGCGACGCGGGTGAGGCCGCCGGGCAAAACCCAGATGTCCTCGCCGTTGTTGAGGATGTAGGGGCGCAGGTCGATGTGGCAGCCGTAGAGGTTGTGGTTGTCCTCGGAGTAAGTAGGGTGCCGGGAAAAATTGACGACCGGCTGGGCCAGGTAGTTGCGCGGATGGGCGCGCACCCGACTGCGAAATTCTTCGACCTCGGCTTGGGTGGCCTTGGGGCCGATGAGCATGCCGTAGCCGCCGGAGTTGTCGGCCTCCTTGACCACCAGTTCCTCCATATGCTCCAGGATGTAGCTGCACTCGGAAGCGTCTTCGGCCAAATAAGTTTCGACGTTCTTGAGGATGGCCTCCTCGCCCAGGTAATAGCGAATAATCTCGGGGACGAACTTGTAAATCACCTTGTCGTCGGCGACACCGGTACCGACCGTATTGGCAAGCACGACATTGCCGGCGCGGTAGGCGCGCATCAAGCCCGGCACGCCGAGCACCGAGTCTTTGCGAAAGACTTCCGGATCAAGATAATCGTCGTCGATGCGCCGGTAAATCACATCCACCGGCTGCAGGCCGTTCACGGTCTTGGCGAAGACACGGTCGTTTTCGACTACCAGGTCGCGGCCTTCGACCAGTTCGGCGCCCATCTGCAACGCCAAAAAGGCGTGCTCGAAGTAGGCGGAGTTGTAGACGCCGGGGGTGAGCACCACCACCGCCGGGTCCGGCCGCGGCGAGACCCCCCGCAACGTCTGCAGCAGGCGCAGCGGATAATCGAGCACCGGCCGCACCGGGTAGTTGGCGAAGATGAGCGGGAAGACCTGCTTCATGATTCGCCGGTTTTCGAGCACGTAGGAAACCCCCGAGGGCACCCGCAGGTTGTCCTCGAGCACCCGGTACTCGCCATCCCGGTCGCGAATGAGATC
Protein-coding sequences here:
- a CDS encoding GIY-YIG nuclease family protein, coding for MSCWVYLVRCRNGALYCGQTADLEARLRLHASGKGARFVRMAGFDHLAVSWPVADRSAALRLEAAIKRLDKATKEALVRQPERLVTLAPPTGSGLQQSNEIFHLNGVVDVADSGCASL
- a CDS encoding zinc-dependent metalloprotease, which produces MQSHLCILAVLGHFLLLAVPAAAQTPALSASGGGLLAAAAREDEKSFDEVVRGYRASQGLFTVYTNLEENRVLIEIAPEQFERLFLCNVTLEAGDGLYFDSGAMLDNFPFIFKRVGKRIQLIHKNVYYRAETGTPIGRAVERAVSSSIVGSAKIESRPHPERKSVLVDLSSFFVQDYAGVANALGRHKIDFVFDRSESYLGPVSAFPLNVEIEAVLHFKNNRPRGTDGRIADGRSMQHRYRYSLSTLSEGGGSYRPRPADDRVGHFLTLHQDYTDPTAETPYVRYINRWHLEKADPSAALSPPRQPIVFWLERTVPLEYREAVREGVLLWNRAFEGIGIEGALEVRQQPDDAEWDPADVRYNTVRWIVNPGGAYAVGPARANPFTGQIYDADIRISADLVRYLVREREDYVIPLAGPAALTPLLTRLPVSQLCQFQAGLASEAAFGWSVLAARLGGLDPTAREAQAYIHDAIRALVAHEVGHTLGLRHNFRASAAHAHAHLHDRSRTQKTGVSASVMDYNPVNLAPRGKPQGEFWNSGLGEYDYWAIAYAYKPFEAIEESAGLARIAERNLPYGTDEDAFGFDARGIDPVTSPFDLGSDPIRFYRERIEMAGELLATAERGYLRKGERYQKMRRLFSQALRAHATAAASVPKFVGGLYHRRHHRGDAGDQLPFEPVSAARQREALAFLGRYIFGAGAFAFSPSLLNQLPPERFEDFSNTPFYTARIDYPVHDQVLDIQKRALGRLYHPIALHRLADLPLHYAKGQPRFTLADMFSSVRSAIWEEVTRHQSISSFRRNLQRAHLAQLLTLAGPNPQAALWSALGIAAASGASAPPEDAASLARADLTALHTQIRRALAKGKLDALTRAHLDASLARITELIEPASGRSGD
- a CDS encoding M1 family metallopeptidase, translated to MFRQLTGLMGLAIIALLAVPAQAEPKFSFATTPGQLPRDVIPTRYAVEITPDPKSLSTTGTEVIDIEVRKPTRTVVLNALNLKVDQARLDGRLPGAVKIDPVKQTATITFARPIPTGPHRLSLNFAGQVNAQAEGLYYVRYKTDKGEKLMFGTQMEPTDARRMFPLWDEPVFRTPFALTVKLPENFKAVSNMPVEREKRLGGGLKSIAFAPTPKMPSYLLVLCAGELESLEDEVAGVKIGVVTTEGKSQNGRYAQEALKKLLPYYNDYFGVGYALPKLDQIAIPGGFSGAMENWGGITYNEAILLYDPARSSQSTKEAIFNVVAHEVAHQWFGNLVTMAWWDNLWLNEGFASWMDTKATDHFNPEWEVWLRASAAKNFAMQSDARSTTHPIQQPVTDPAQAASAFDEITYQKGEAFIRMLEAYLGEAKFRDGIRRYMKAHTLSNTTTADLWAALEEASGQPVQAIAAGWTEQPGFPVVTVSSRCEGDKQRLALRQDRFTVNDPNAKALLWKVPITYGAVGSDKVESFLLAEKTATTTAEGCGAPVKLNRGDTGYYRVKYEGNLFEQLKQNFSRLQTADRVNLLSDTWALVQAKQAGARDYLSLAEAAKDDTNLAVWQQILATLGEIDRLQIGQPGREPFQAYARSLLQPVYQRVGWDAQPGEPETTGLLRSSVLASLGKFKDEAVVAEARRRFEAFVRTPESLAPNLRPPVLSVVGRYADQATYDQLLSLARKTQSTEEKRNYYAALAGALDPKLAQQTLALSLKNEEEPNLATNLVLQVAGSGEHREMAWEFAKQNYQALLDKRAFFNRYKYLPGLVANFTEAERAQEFEAFAKANLPAEALPEVSKGAEFVRASAGIKEQQIGEVDSWACSKTKVEGGKGAQFCLGVN
- a CDS encoding Uma2 family endonuclease, with the protein product MQARAAEADFRRLARQIVEELGTPDSRFQEPLAAAVAARFCAALYQWVEPRRLGEVLCSPSLRLVLNDDDYLILTPHVAFISRRQLQQLPSQELLPKLAAVVLSGLQPSAKRMRLEILMEYGVQVGLLLDPQSRTVTVYREAAEPRVLQDQDLLTVEDLFPGWEVHVFRFWPPVAAPE
- a CDS encoding circularly permuted type 2 ATP-grasp protein — protein: MPESATMLQQYVPGDFYDEMFSEPGVPREHYKVVAEFLDRFGPVELANRARQARIAFLTRGITFAVYGSDEGTEKIFPFDLIPRIIPHDEWQVLERGLKQRLLALNLFLKDLYNGQKILLDKVVPRHLVESANQFRPQFMGMKVPKDAYVQICGTDLIRDRDGEYRVLEDNLRVPSGVSYVLENRRIMKQVFPLIFANYPVRPVLDYPLRLLQTLRGVSPRPDPAVVVLTPGVYNSAYFEHAFLALQMGAELVEGRDLVVENDRVFAKTVNGLQPVDVIYRRIDDDYLDPEVFRKDSVLGVPGLMRAYRAGNVVLANTVGTGVADDKVIYKFVPEIIRYYLGEEAILKNVETYLAEDASECSYILEHMEELVVKEADNSGGYGMLIGPKATQAEVEEFRSRVRAHPRNYLAQPVVNFSRHPTYSEDNHNLYGCHIDLRPYILNNGEDIWVLPGGLTRVALRPGSLVVNSSQGGGSKDTWVLGES